One segment of Fusarium oxysporum f. sp. lycopersici 4287 chromosome 7, whole genome shotgun sequence DNA contains the following:
- a CDS encoding hypothetical protein (At least one base has a quality score < 10), with protein sequence MPRCAFCSTFTIDQDRFYLEFHPNLTSLKKSAENGCDFCHLCWTGFRQEWTGAQIESVLKGEVPEGVTKFEPGIWIYVHFTDYSPTLTQPRIIVSCGRYNPITSVRESSHGLGYINLAVYGKEGTAAGSRTPGRICAAEYEPDSYLTLIRGFLERCTKSHQACGIEGTYDMPTRVIDVGNGNQEDLPRLVVTDQGMKEKYLALSYCWGPATDTFTLNHKTIEGMLRGIDERRLVAAHRDTIALARQLGIRYIWIDALCIIQGDKDDWERESKLMAKVYGHATLTITAGRSGDARNSFIANTYKQHAPCCEFPLGDGQDGNVLIGPLRSADYGVTETRGWCCQEKRLSRRVVFFGKEQLFFLCRSSGYSEDRSYQEGKSILLHTFLNTSKGNLQLTRDRLLQYWDEIVVDFSRRQLSNPHDIFAALASIAAPISKALQSRYLAGLWECDLVRCLLWRPGYRVSSFFGPATRPLPTIFASAPVIRAPSWSWASIQGGVKPLTLQQFRRMKTKSQSGAPLIKPKQQQPDRWTVDPHCGADALHMPSCELQLLGRVQTAIILTRTPSSDFIASLRKQKRPAGTMRRPVVLGRKELKEGSLNKDMSVFVALGIFDFDEESIEEVWCLQLTLEEGLMLCKKDDGTFERIGVFQVCKMDWFDSVVESEVRLV encoded by the exons ATGCCTCGATGCGCATTCTGCAGCACTTTTACTATTGATCAAGATCGCTTTTATCTAGAGTTCCACCCAAATCTCACGTCACTTAAAAAAAGCGCTGAAAATGGCTGCGACTTTTGTCATCTTTGCTGGACAGGCTTCCGACAAGAGTGGACGGGTGCTCAGATCGAATCTGTCCTCAAAGGCGAAGTTCCGGAAGGAGTTACTAAGTTTGAGCCGGGTATCTGGATTTACGTCCACTTCACAGACTACAGTCCTACTCTGACTCAGCCGCGCATTATCGTATCGTGCGGGAGATACAACCCTATCACTTCCGTGAGGGAAAGCAGCCATGGACTCGGCTACATAAACCTGGCCGTCTATGG GAAAGAGGGAACTGCGGCAGGTTCGCGAACACCTGGACGAATCTGCGCAGCAGAATATGAGCCGGATTCCTATCTCACCTTGATCCGGGGTTTTCTCGAAAGATGTACAAAGTCGCATCAAGCGTGCGGTATTGAGGGGACGTACGACATGCCGACCAGGGTCATCGACGTAGGCAACGGAAATCAAGAAGACCTTCCACGACTTGTCGTAACTGATCAGGGCATGAAGGAGAAATATCTTGCCTTGTCTTACTGCTGGGGGCCCGCTACAGACACCTTCACCCTCAATCACAAGACGATCGAGGGAATGCTGAGAGGGATCGATGAGCGTCGCCTCGTAGCGGCACATCGCGATACAATAGCATTAGCCCGCCAGTTGGGCATCCGATATATCTGGATAGACGCTCTATGCATAATCCAGGGCGACAAGGATGACTGGGAACGTGAATCAAAGCTCATGGCTAAAGTATATGGCCACGCAACCCTTACGATCACCGCAGGCCGGTCAGGCGATGCTCGCAACTCCTTCATCGCCAATACTTATAAACAACATGCTCCCTGTTGCGAGTTCCCTCTTGGTGATGGCCAGGATGGAAATGTTCTTATTGGCCCTTTAAGATCCGCTGACTACGGTGTTACTGAAACTCGCGGATGGTGTTGTCAGGAGAAGAGACTGAGCCGTCGGGTAGTGTTCTTCGGCAAAGAGCAGCTTTTTTTCCTATGCCGAAGCTCCGGTTACTCGGAGGACCGCAGCTATCAGGAGGGTAAATCTATCTTACTCCACACCTTTCTCAACACGAGCAAAGGGAATTTGCAATTGACACGAGATCGGCTCCTACAATATTGGGACGAGATTGTAGTCGACTTCTCCAGACGCCAACTATCGAACCCTCATGATATCTTTGCTGCCCTTGCCTCTATTGCTGCACCTATCTCCAAGGCTCTACAGTCACGCTACTTGGCCGGTCTCTGGGAGTGTGACCTTGTTCGTTGTTTGCTATGGAGGCCCGGCTACAGGGTCAGCAGCTTCTTTGGACCAGCAACGAGACCTTTGCCAACTATTTTTGCATCCGCCCCAGTGATCAGGGCgccttcttggtcttgggcttcCATTCAAGGTGGCGTCAAACCACTGACACTTCAACAATTTCGGAGGATGAAGACAAAGAGCCAAAGCGGAGCACCACTGATAAAGCCGAAGCAACAACAGCCCGACCGTTGGACGGTAGATCCTCATTGTGGAGCCGACGCACTGCATATGCCGTCTTGcgagcttcagcttctggGACGGGTTCAAACAGCAATTATCCTCACGAGAACACCGTCGAGCGACTTCATCGCTTCGCTTCGAAAGCAAAAGAGGCCAGCAGGTACTATGCGTCGGCCAGTTGTGCTAGGGCGCAAGGAGCTGAAGGAAGGGAGCCTGAATAAAGACATGTCGGTGTTTGTGGCGCTAGGAATTTTTGATTTTGACGAAGAGAGTATTGAAGAAGTCTGGTGCTTGCAACTTACACTTGAGGAGGGGCTTATGCTGTGCAAGAAAGATGATGGGACGTTTGAGCGTATAGGAGTGTTTCAGGTATGTAAAATGGACTGGTTTGATAGTGTAGTAGAGTCGGAAGTTAGGCTGGTATAA